A region of Argentina anserina chromosome 5, drPotAnse1.1, whole genome shotgun sequence DNA encodes the following proteins:
- the LOC126794693 gene encoding isoflavone reductase homolog produces the protein MANAKSNLKVLVVGGSGYIGRRIVAACLAQGYPTYVLQRPATEIGLDIEKLQMLLSFKKQGAHLVEGSFSDIQSLVDAVKQVDVVICTMSGVHFRSHNLLLQLKLVEAIKQAGNVKRFLPSEFGMDPARMGDAIEPGRVTFDEKMVVRKAIEGAKIPFTYVCGTCFAGYFAGNLSQMGTLLPPKDKVLIYGDGNTKVSITDEDDIATYTIKTIDDS, from the exons ATGGCAAATGCAAAGAGCAACCTTAAGGTTCTTGTAGTAGGTGGTTCTGGGTATATTGGGAGAAGGATTGTTGCGGCATGTCTAGCACAAGGCTACCCGACTTACGTCCTTCAAAGGCCGGCGACGGAGATTGGCCTTGATATTGAGAAACTACAAATGCTCTTATCTTTtaagaagcaaggggctcatCTCGTAGAGGGGTCATTTTCTGATATCCAAAGCCTTGTTGATGCCGTCAAACAAGTCGATGTTGTTATTTGCACCATGTCGGGGGTGCATTTCCGGAGTCACAACCTCCTTTTGCAGCTCAAGCTTGTTGAAGCCATCAAACAAGCTGGAAATGTTAAG CGCTTCTTGCCATCAGAGTTCGGTATGGACCCGGCACGTATGGGAGATGCAATTGAACCCGGAAGAGTAACATTTGATGAGAAAATGGTCGTGAGAAAAGCAATAGAAGGTGCTAAAATCCCCTTCACTTATGTGTGTGGCACTTGCTTCGCCGGTTACTTTGCTGGAAACCTCTCGCAGATGGGAACACTTTTGCCTCCTAAGGATAAAGTCCTTATATATGGAGATGGAAACACTAAAG TATCCATCACAGACGAAGATGATATCGCGACCTATACAATCAAGACGATAGATGATTCATGA
- the LOC126794696 gene encoding succinate dehydrogenase assembly factor 1, mitochondrial, with product MGAQRLSGMQRQVLGLYRGFLRAARSKSARDRRKIESLVSSEFRSNAKNVDRKNFLYIEYLLRRGQKQLDQLKSPDTIGLSALNVSYSETKHPTH from the coding sequence ATGGGAGCCCAAAGGCTATCTGGAATGCAGAGACAAGTACTTGGTCTATACAGAGGCTTCTTGCGGGCCGCTCGTTCCAAATCTGCCCGAGATCGCCGCAAGATTGAGTCACTTGTGTCGAGTGAGTTCCGCAGCAATGCCAAGAATGTAGACCGCAAGAATTTCCTTTACATTGAGTACTTGCTTCGCCGCGGACAGAAGCAGCTTGATCAGCTCAAGAGCCCCGATACGATTGGATTATCGGCCCTGAATGTGAGTTATTCTGAAACAAAACATCCTACGCATTGA